The Bifidobacterium actinocoloniiforme DSM 22766 genomic sequence TCTGGTCTTGCAGCTCCTTGCGGGCGGCCTCGAACTGGGTGATTCGTCCAAGCAGCTCAAACTTCTCCTGCCCGTCCGGTAGTTGGTTCATCCGGTGCTTACTGGCCGCGATCCGGCGCATGTAGCCAGCGTCCAGGAGCCGCACCAGCAGCTCGGTCGCGTATTGCTTCTCCTCCGGGGTGGCGGCGCGCAGCTGGGCCGCAGCCGGGTTGGGAGCCGGTTGGCCCTCCTGCCTGCCCGGCCCCGGGGCGCCTTGGCCGGATTGGTCGCCACGGGCGCCGAAACCTCCAGAAGGCGCCGGTTCCTGGCCCTCAGCCTGGGGCAGAGGCAGGGGCATGACCGCCAGTTCGTTGATCGCGGACTGGAGCATGGGGCCGGCGGCCTTGGACAGGTTGTGCATCCATAGGCCCTGGGGCACATCCTCCCCTGGCAGTCCGCCCGCCGCCTGGATGGCGTGGTAGAGGGAACGGAAGAGGGGCACGTCGAAGTCGTCGTCACCCAGCTTGTCGAAGAAAGCCGGGTCGATCGCGCGGGGAATCTGGATGAGCAGGCCCATGAACTGCTGCTCGCAGATGAAGACCGAATCGTCCACCCGGTAGTAGTCCTGCCTGGCCGCGTCGCCGCTGACCAGGGCATGGCGGGCCGTCGGGTCAGCGTAGGGGTCCGGCTTGGGCCGGTGACGGAGATCCTCCTGATAGTTGCGGCGGCCGGGGGCGTAGGCGTCCTCGTCACGCACTTGCAGGGTCCGGCGGGCCTGGCGGACCTCGCGGGTGAGCAGGTCCAGGTCCACGCCTATGCGACGGGCGGTCTTACGGGTGTACATGCCGACCAGGGAGCGGTCTCGAATCTGGGCGATGACCGGGGCGACGGCCTTAACCGCCCCCATCTGCCCGGTCGTGTACTGGGTGTCGAACATGCTGACCGCCGCGTTGATCACGAAATCGTACAAGGGAGTGGCGTTCGCCACCAGGGCGCGCACCTCCTCGTCGCCATGCTTGATGCGCAGGTCGCAGGGGTCCAGGTTGTCGCGGGCTACGGCCACGAAGGTCTGGGTCAGGAATGAGCCGTCCAGGCTGAAGGCGTGCAAGGCGGCCTTCTGCCCGGCCGCGTCCCCGTCGAAAGTGAAGATGACGCGGGAGCCTTGGATCGGGCCGACCAACTGGATGCCTCCGAGCGCATCATCGGAAATCAGCCTGCGGATGATCTTGGCGTGCTCCTCACCGAAGGCCGTGCCGCATGTCGCGACTGCGGTGTCCACTCCGGCCAGGTGGCACGCCATCACGTCCGTATAGCCCTCGACGATGACCACCTGGCGCTTCTTGGCAATGGACTTTTTAGCCAGGTCGATCCCGTAGAGCACCTGGTTCTTGTGGTAGAGCTCGGTGTCAGGCGTGTTCAAGTATTTGGCCGATATGTTGTCGTCTTCGTACAGGCGGCGGGCGCCGAAGCCCAGGGTGCGGCCAGCCGAGTCGCGGATGGGCCAGGTGGCGCGGCCGCGCAGGTAGTCGTAGACCCCTCGCGGGCCCCGCCGGGCCAAGCCGGCGTCGATCATCTCCTGCTGGGTGAAGCCCTTAGCGGCCAAGTGACGAACCAGGTTGTCCCAACCGCGCGGGGCGTAGCCACAGCCGAAACGGGCGCTGTCAGCCTGGGAGAAGTTGCGGCCGGCCAGGAGTTTTCGGGCGGCCAGGGCCTCCTTAGTCATGATCTGGGAGACGAAGTAGCGCTGGGCCTCCTCGTTGGCCTGCAGGAGGCGGGAGCGGGTCGAGCCCTGGTGGCTGGAGGGGCGGGCGTTCTCGTAGTGCAGTTCAATCCGGTACTTGTCGGCCAGGATCTCGATCGCGTCGCCGAACTGCACGTCTTCGGTCTGCTCGATGTAGTCGAAAACGTCGCCGCCCAGGCCGCAGCCGAAGCAATGCCAGACGCCAAGGGAGGGCCGCACTGAGAAGGAGGGTGTTTTCTCGTTGTGGAAGGGGCACAAACCCATGTAGGTTCCCGACCCCGAGGCTTTCAGGGTCACGGTCGCCGATACGATCTCGTAAAGGTCCGCGCTGGCGCGCACCTTCTCAATGTCTTCCTTCTTGATGATACCGGCCATACGCTCCAGCCTACCTGCGAGCGCGGAAGAGCGTTCCACCGAGCGAGGAAGGTCCGCTCCTTAAGCGCAAACCAGGGAGTGGAGGGCCAGTGCGGAGCCGTCGGTCAGGGAGGCTACCTGGTCGATGGCCACGCGCAGGCGCTCGTCGTCGTTAGTGGCTTGGACCCAGTCCTCCAGGAAGGAGTTCTCCAGGGCATCCGAAGGGCGGGGTGAGTCGGCCATCATCACATCCACCAGGTCGGTGACGATCCGCCGCTGCTCCTCGTCAATGGGCAAGCGCTCACGAGGGGCCATGACGAAGTAGACCGAGATGCCCTTGAGGGCCACGATCTCGTATGAGGTGGACTCGGGAATGACGACCGTGGCCGAGTACCGGGTCAACGGACCCGGTCCATAGCGCTCGCGGGTGGCGCGCTCCACCGAACTGGCGAAACGCCCGATCAGCCAGGAGGTCAGGTTCTTGAGCTGTGCCAGGGCCCGCCTGGAGCCGTTGAAATGGATGGGAAGCTTGGTTTTGAGCCGTTCCAGAGCCACCAGCAGCAGGTCAGGGTCCCACTGAGTGCCGTACCAGGAGCGGGCCGATTCGACCACTCCGTCCATAACGCGCGGGTCAGCCAGGGCCAGCGGATTGAAGGAGCCGCCGACGATCGCGTCTTCCACGTCGTGTACCGAGTAGGCGATATCGTCCGACAAATCCATCACCTGGCACTCCATCGGCGTGACGCCCAGGGGCGCGCCCTGCTTGAGCCAGCGGAAGACATCCTCGTCGTCCGGATAAACGCAGTATTTGAGGCTCCGCTCCCCTTTGGGGTGTTGGGAGGCCTCGGCTAGGGTCCAGGGGTACTTGACCGCCGCGTCCAGGGCGGCCCTAGTGAGGTTGACGCCGGCCGGCCGACCATCTGGATGGAAGATCTTGGACTCCAGACGGGTCAGCAGGCGCATGGTCTGCGCATTGCCCTCGAACCCCCCGATCGATTTGGCAATCTGGGCCAGGGCGCGCTCCCCGTTGTGGCCGAAAGGTGGATGACCCAAATCATGAGCTAAGCAAGCGCAGTCCACCACGTCAGGATCGCAGCCCAGCATCTCGCCGATTTGCCGGCCTATCTGGGCCACTTCCAGCGTGTGGGTCAGCCGCGTGCGGGCGAAATCGTCGGAACCGGCCACCAAAATCTGCGTCTTGGCGCCCAGCCTGCGCAGGGCCGAGGAATGAACCAGACGGGCCCTGTCGCGCTCGAAGGCTGTGCGGGTCTGTGATTTAGGCGGCTCAGGGGCCCAGCGCTCCTCGTCTTGGGCGCTATAGCCTTCAGCGACCAGCACCTGCTCGCCGTCCTCGGTGGTAATCATCGACACGCCTCCTGCGACTCAGGCCCCTCCAGCGCCACAGCTCCGCCATGGCTTTTACTCCAGCTTAGCGGCGACGGGCCGGCGGGTCAGTCCAGCGAGTCAACAACGACCAGCTCAGTGGGCACGTTGCCCTGGGTGGCCTTGGAGTAGGGGCACAGCTGTTGCGTGCGGTCCACCAGGCGCTCAGCCAGGTCGCGGTCCACTCCTGGTAGGTTGACTTCGATCTTGGCCTTGATGCCGAAGGACTCGCCCTCATCGCCAAATGAAATCGAGACTCTGACCTTGCTGCGTGCCAGCTTGGTGGCCGCCACCCGCAGCTCCTTGCCAGCCAGGCCCATAGCGCCCTGGAAGCAGGCGCCCCAGCCGATTGCGAAGAGCTGCTCGGGGTTGGTGCCCTGGCCCTTGCCGCCCATGGCCACCGGGGTGTCCAGGTCGAGGGAAAGGTCGGGCTCGTGGCTTTCGGCGTGGCCGTTGCGGCCGCCGACCACCTCGGCGACGGCGGTGTAGGAGATGGTGCTTAGTTCTTTACCTGTATATGTGCTCATATCCTTCAGTCCACCACCTTTCGACCTTGAATGCAAGGGGTCGGCGGCCGATTACGCCAGCAGGCGCTAAGCGCGCCTCCGGGCTCCAAGCGTTCACAGGAGGGCGCGCGGGTCCAGCAGGCGCAGGTCCTCGGCTGGCAGGGCTTGGGCCGCGTGCAGGTAGAGGCGGGGAATGCGATTGCGCAGGCAGGTGAAAATCTCGTAGCTGATCGTGTCCGCGCTGCGCGCCCAGTCGTCGGCGGTGGGCTCGACCTGGGCCTCACCGCGGCCCGGACCGAACAAGACGACCGTGTCGCCCTCGGCCACGCCCAAGTCTCGGGCCCGGGATCGCAGGTCGAGCACGCACTGGTCCATGCAGACGCGGCCACTGACGCGCGCCAATCTGGGCCCCTGCTTGGTCATCAGGCGCACCGGACCGCCCAGGTGCTCACGGCCCATAGCACCGGAGCGGTCGAAGCCGGAGGCGGAGCGGTGGATGCCGTCCGCGTAACCCAGGGGCAGGATGGCGGTGGAAGTGGCGCCCTGCGTCAGGTAGGTGCGCCCGTAGGAAATGCCGTGGCCGGCTGGCAGGTCCTTGACCGTGCCCAGCTGGGCCTGGAGGGTCATAGCCGGCTGGAGCTGGTAGTCACCGGGGACGCCCATCGAGGGGTCGGGCTCATAGCCGTAGAAGCCGATGCCGGGCCGGGTCAGCTCGTAGTGGATCTCAGGCCGGGACAGGGTGGCGGCCGTGTTCGCCAGATGGCGCACCCGGGGCTCCAGACCGGCGGCCCGCATCCGATCGTCGAAGTCCTCGAAAGCCTTGACCTGAGCATCGGTGGAAGCGACGAAGCCTGGTACATTCGGCATGTCGGCCACGGCCAGGTGGCTCCACAGGCCCACAACCTCCAGCTCGCCCCTGCCAGCATGCGTCTTCAGGGCGGTCAGAGCCTCGTCGAACCGGTCGGGGGCGAAGCCGTTGCGACCGAAACCGGTATCGACCTCCACGTGGACGCGGGCGGGACGACCCAGCTCTTCGGCCGCTTTAGCCACCTGCGCGATACCGGTCAAGGAGCCCACCGAGATGTCGATGTCGTGCGCAATCAACTCGCCCAGGGGGGCTGTGGTCCCGTTGTACATGAGCACCAGAATCCGGCAGCGCTCGGGCCCGATGCCCGCGCGACGCACCAGCAGCGCCTCCCGGGGCTGGGCTGATCCCAGCCAGGTGGCTCCTCCCGCCAAGGCCGCCAAGGCCGAGGGAATGAGCCCGTGCCCATAAGCGTCGGCCTTGATCACGCCCATGACTTGAGCGCCCGAACCTGA encodes the following:
- the dnaG gene encoding DNA primase; this encodes MAGIIKKEDIEKVRASADLYEIVSATVTLKASGSGTYMGLCPFHNEKTPSFSVRPSLGVWHCFGCGLGGDVFDYIEQTEDVQFGDAIEILADKYRIELHYENARPSSHQGSTRSRLLQANEEAQRYFVSQIMTKEALAARKLLAGRNFSQADSARFGCGYAPRGWDNLVRHLAAKGFTQQEMIDAGLARRGPRGVYDYLRGRATWPIRDSAGRTLGFGARRLYEDDNISAKYLNTPDTELYHKNQVLYGIDLAKKSIAKKRQVVIVEGYTDVMACHLAGVDTAVATCGTAFGEEHAKIIRRLISDDALGGIQLVGPIQGSRVIFTFDGDAAGQKAALHAFSLDGSFLTQTFVAVARDNLDPCDLRIKHGDEEVRALVANATPLYDFVINAAVSMFDTQYTTGQMGAVKAVAPVIAQIRDRSLVGMYTRKTARRIGVDLDLLTREVRQARRTLQVRDEDAYAPGRRNYQEDLRHRPKPDPYADPTARHALVSGDAARQDYYRVDDSVFICEQQFMGLLIQIPRAIDPAFFDKLGDDDFDVPLFRSLYHAIQAAGGLPGEDVPQGLWMHNLSKAAGPMLQSAINELAVMPLPLPQAEGQEPAPSGGFGARGDQSGQGAPGPGRQEGQPAPNPAAAQLRAATPEEKQYATELLVRLLDAGYMRRIAASKHRMNQLPDGQEKFELLGRITQFEAARKELQDQIYNNSL
- a CDS encoding deoxyguanosinetriphosphate triphosphohydrolase, with amino-acid sequence MITTEDGEQVLVAEGYSAQDEERWAPEPPKSQTRTAFERDRARLVHSSALRRLGAKTQILVAGSDDFARTRLTHTLEVAQIGRQIGEMLGCDPDVVDCACLAHDLGHPPFGHNGERALAQIAKSIGGFEGNAQTMRLLTRLESKIFHPDGRPAGVNLTRAALDAAVKYPWTLAEASQHPKGERSLKYCVYPDDEDVFRWLKQGAPLGVTPMECQVMDLSDDIAYSVHDVEDAIVGGSFNPLALADPRVMDGVVESARSWYGTQWDPDLLLVALERLKTKLPIHFNGSRRALAQLKNLTSWLIGRFASSVERATRERYGPGPLTRYSATVVIPESTSYEIVALKGISVYFVMAPRERLPIDEEQRRIVTDLVDVMMADSPRPSDALENSFLEDWVQATNDDERLRVAIDQVASLTDGSALALHSLVCA
- a CDS encoding Ohr family peroxiredoxin, yielding MSTYTGKELSTISYTAVAEVVGGRNGHAESHEPDLSLDLDTPVAMGGKGQGTNPEQLFAIGWGACFQGAMGLAGKELRVAATKLARSKVRVSISFGDEGESFGIKAKIEVNLPGVDRDLAERLVDRTQQLCPYSKATQGNVPTELVVVDSLD
- the alr gene encoding alanine racemase encodes the protein MSLNAAPQWDFSSEEGRENYQRALKAYPGQAIVDLSALKANMAKLVSWVSASGSGAQVMGVIKADAYGHGLIPSALAALAGGATWLGSAQPREALLVRRAGIGPERCRILVLMYNGTTAPLGELIAHDIDISVGSLTGIAQVAKAAEELGRPARVHVEVDTGFGRNGFAPDRFDEALTALKTHAGRGELEVVGLWSHLAVADMPNVPGFVASTDAQVKAFEDFDDRMRAAGLEPRVRHLANTAATLSRPEIHYELTRPGIGFYGYEPDPSMGVPGDYQLQPAMTLQAQLGTVKDLPAGHGISYGRTYLTQGATSTAILPLGYADGIHRSASGFDRSGAMGREHLGGPVRLMTKQGPRLARVSGRVCMDQCVLDLRSRARDLGVAEGDTVVLFGPGRGEAQVEPTADDWARSADTISYEIFTCLRNRIPRLYLHAAQALPAEDLRLLDPRALL